In Synechococcus sp. A18-25c, a single window of DNA contains:
- the psb34 gene encoding photosystem II assembly protein Psb34 — MQVTTEDGGRLNAFAKEPRMEVISEDTSRSNASRLLIISGSVLVVALMAVTVAIS, encoded by the coding sequence ATGCAGGTCACAACCGAAGACGGCGGACGCCTGAACGCCTTCGCGAAGGAACCCCGCATGGAAGTGATCTCGGAGGACACCAGCCGCAGCAACGCCTCCAGACTGCTGATCATCAGTGGCTCGGTGCTGGTGGTGGCTCTGATGGCCGTCACCGTGGCGATCAGCTGA
- a CDS encoding NAD-dependent epimerase/dehydratase family protein, which translates to MKVLVLGGDGFCGWPCAVNLADQGHEVLIIDNLSRRKIDIDLEVESLTPISSIGERLQAWEQLGGKPMRFVHMDIAHEYQRLLDLLIEERPDSVVHFAEQRAAPYSMKSSATKRYTVDNNVNGTHNLLAAIVESGQDIHVVHLGTMGVYGYGSHRGATIPEGYLKVEVPQPDGSRFEEEILHPASPGSVYHMTKTLDQLLFLYYNKNDKVRITDLHQGIVWGTNTDATSRDPRLTNRFDYDGDYGTVLNRFLMQAAIGYPLTVHGTGGQTRAFIHIRDSVRCVQLALENPPEQGERVKIFNQMTESHQVGELAKKVAALTGARVNNLPNPRNEAVENDLIVDNRCFLELGLNPTTLDDGLLKEVVEIATRYADRCDRARILCTSAWTKTQAQAISTAS; encoded by the coding sequence GTGAAAGTTCTCGTTCTCGGTGGTGACGGCTTCTGTGGATGGCCCTGCGCCGTGAATTTGGCGGATCAGGGTCACGAAGTTCTGATCATCGACAACCTCAGCCGTCGCAAGATCGACATCGACCTCGAAGTCGAGTCGCTCACGCCGATTTCAAGCATCGGAGAGCGGCTGCAAGCCTGGGAGCAACTTGGCGGCAAGCCCATGCGCTTCGTGCACATGGACATCGCCCACGAGTACCAACGCTTACTCGACCTGCTCATCGAGGAAAGGCCCGACTCCGTTGTGCACTTCGCGGAACAGCGGGCTGCTCCCTACTCGATGAAGAGCAGCGCCACCAAGCGCTACACCGTCGATAACAACGTCAACGGCACCCACAACCTTCTGGCCGCCATCGTGGAATCAGGCCAGGACATCCATGTGGTGCACCTGGGCACCATGGGTGTGTATGGCTATGGCTCCCACCGCGGCGCCACCATCCCTGAGGGCTATCTGAAGGTAGAAGTGCCTCAGCCAGACGGCAGCCGTTTCGAGGAAGAAATCCTCCATCCGGCCAGCCCTGGCAGCGTCTACCACATGACCAAGACGCTCGATCAACTGCTTTTCCTCTACTACAACAAGAACGACAAGGTCCGCATCACCGACCTGCACCAGGGCATCGTCTGGGGGACTAACACCGATGCCACCAGTCGGGACCCACGACTCACCAACCGCTTTGATTACGACGGTGACTACGGCACCGTGCTTAACCGCTTCCTGATGCAGGCCGCGATCGGATATCCCCTCACCGTGCACGGCACCGGTGGTCAGACCCGCGCCTTCATTCACATCCGCGATTCCGTGCGCTGCGTTCAGCTCGCTCTTGAGAACCCACCCGAACAGGGTGAACGGGTGAAGATTTTCAACCAGATGACCGAGAGTCATCAGGTGGGTGAACTGGCCAAGAAAGTGGCGGCTCTCACAGGTGCTCGGGTGAACAACCTGCCCAACCCGCGCAATGAAGCCGTCGAAAACGACCTGATCGTCGACAACCGCTGCTTCCTTGAGCTTGGCCTCAATCCCACCACCCTGGATGACGGCCTCCTGAAGGAAGTGGTGGAAATCGCCACCCGCTACGCCGACCGCTGCGATCGCGCTCGCATCCTGTGCACCTCCGCCTGGACCAAAACACAGGCTCAGGCGATCAGCACCGCCTCCTGA
- the rplT gene encoding 50S ribosomal protein L20, with protein MARVKRGNVARKRRNKILRLARGFRGSNGTLFRTANQRVMKALCNAYRDRRRRKRDFRRLWIARINAAARLNGVSYSRLIGGLKQADVRLNRKMLAQLAVADPASFTNVVNATQG; from the coding sequence ATGGCACGCGTCAAAAGAGGCAATGTCGCCCGTAAGCGCCGCAACAAAATCCTCCGTTTAGCCCGTGGCTTCCGCGGCAGCAACGGCACCCTCTTCCGCACCGCCAACCAGCGGGTGATGAAGGCTCTCTGCAATGCCTACCGCGATCGTCGCCGCCGCAAGCGTGATTTCCGCCGTCTGTGGATCGCGCGGATTAACGCAGCAGCCCGCCTCAATGGTGTGAGTTACAGCCGTTTGATCGGCGGCCTCAAGCAAGCCGACGTGCGTTTGAACCGCAAGATGCTGGCTCAGCTGGCAGTGGCGGATCCGGCAAGCTTCACGAATGTGGTGAATGCAACCCAGGGTTGA
- a CDS encoding thiazole synthase, translating into MASTPSSTDPFLIGGRQFNSRLFTGTGKYPNLQAMQQSLERSGCEMVTVAVRRVQAVAAGHAGLMEAIDWSRIWMLPNTAGCATAEEAIRVARLGRELAKLAGQEDNTFVKLEVIPDGRYLLPDPIGTLDAAETLVKEGFTVLPYINADPLLAKRLEDVGCATVMPLGSPIGSGQGLCNASNIGLIIENANVPVVVDAGIGVPSEAAAALEMGADAVLVNSAIALAGDPPAMAEAMGQAVQAGRLAFQSGRLPRRDQANPSSPTSGLVK; encoded by the coding sequence ATGGCTTCGACACCGTCCAGCACCGACCCGTTTCTGATCGGTGGACGCCAGTTCAACAGTCGGCTGTTCACCGGCACGGGCAAATACCCCAACCTGCAAGCCATGCAGCAAAGCCTGGAGCGCTCAGGTTGCGAGATGGTCACGGTGGCTGTGCGGCGGGTGCAAGCGGTGGCGGCAGGCCACGCAGGCCTGATGGAAGCGATTGACTGGTCACGCATCTGGATGCTTCCCAACACCGCTGGCTGCGCCACAGCAGAGGAGGCCATCCGGGTCGCCCGTTTGGGTCGTGAGTTGGCCAAGCTGGCGGGTCAAGAAGACAACACCTTCGTGAAGTTGGAGGTGATCCCCGACGGCCGTTACCTGTTGCCGGATCCGATCGGCACCCTGGACGCCGCCGAAACTCTGGTGAAGGAAGGGTTCACCGTTCTCCCTTACATCAATGCGGACCCGCTGCTAGCCAAACGGCTGGAGGATGTGGGCTGCGCGACGGTGATGCCGCTGGGCTCACCGATCGGCTCTGGCCAGGGCCTCTGCAATGCCTCGAACATCGGCCTGATCATCGAAAACGCCAACGTCCCCGTGGTTGTGGATGCCGGCATCGGCGTCCCCAGCGAAGCTGCTGCTGCCCTGGAAATGGGAGCCGATGCCGTATTGGTGAACAGCGCCATCGCACTGGCAGGCGATCCTCCGGCAATGGCCGAAGCCATGGGTCAAGCCGTTCAGGCGGGCCGTCTGGCGTTCCAATCGGGCCGATTACCGCGTCGAGATCAGGCCAACCCCAGCTCCCCCACCAGCGGCCTCGTGAAGTGA
- the rpmI gene encoding 50S ribosomal protein L35 codes for MPKLKTRKAAAKRFKATGTGKFMRRRAFRNHLLDHKSPKLKRHLGTKAVVDRTDEDRVALMMPYA; via the coding sequence GCAAAGCAGCCGCCAAGCGGTTCAAAGCAACTGGCACTGGCAAGTTCATGCGTCGGCGGGCATTCCGCAATCACCTGCTGGATCACAAGAGCCCCAAGCTCAAGCGCCATCTGGGCACCAAAGCTGTCGTCGACCGCACGGACGAAGATCGCGTGGCTCTGATGATGCCCTACGCCTGA